The genomic stretch ctataaaatgagttgactaatctggcgagcaggtagttgttttcgacgaagcagtcaaatctgtgtcgttttcttttgtgaaacaaagcttaatttgaatcaataatCATTCAAAATGACCGGTCGTGGCAAAGGTGGAAAGGGATTGGGAAAAGGTGGAGCAAAACGTCATCGTAAAGTTTTACGTGATAACATCCAGGGCATCACGAAGCCCGCGATCAGAAGATTGTCACGTCGTGGAGGAGTGAAACGTATCTCCGGTCTCATTTACGAAGAAACCAGAGGTGTCCTGAAGGTATTCCTCGAAAACGTCATTCGTGATGCCGTCACCTACACCGAACACGCAAAACGTAAAACCGTCACCGCCATGGATGTCGTTTACGCTTTGAAGCGTCAAGGGCGTACACTTTACGGTTTTGgc from Tribolium castaneum strain GA2 unplaced genomic scaffold, icTriCast1.1 ptg000075l, whole genome shotgun sequence encodes the following:
- the LOC135267675 gene encoding histone H4-like, whose product is MTGRGKGGKGLGKGGAKRHRKVLRDNIQGITKPAIRRLSRRGGVKRISGLIYEETRGVLKVFLENVIRDAVTYTEHAKRKTVTAMDVVYALKRQGRTLYGFGG